A genomic window from Elaeis guineensis isolate ETL-2024a chromosome 3, EG11, whole genome shotgun sequence includes:
- the LOC105041378 gene encoding cyclin-dependent kinase inhibitor 1: MEVTQVVGVRTRARTLALAAATAAGRGGSSKRRKAVGGSGEIQISYLQLRSRSLVMKPRIMRSTVNSGGRRCPSPDLGRISRCSSNASCEASPEERPSRSADSEVGEVLDTAARLSNCSSGRRQTTPSSSGVDEWSDLESTAERTSRRRSRAEMMPLEAEIEEFFAAAERDEWQRFAAKYNYDVVNDVPLEGRYEWLPLIP; the protein is encoded by the exons ATGGAGGTGACGCAGGTGGTGGGGGTGAGGACGAGGGCGCGAACCTTGGCCCTCGCCGCGGCGACGGCGGCGGGGAGGGGCGGGAGCTCGAAGAGGAGGAAGGCGGTGGGGGGGTCGGGGGAGATCCAGATCTCGTACCTCCAGCTTCGGAGCCGGAGCCTTGTCATGAAGCCTCGGATCATGAGATCCACAGTGAATTCCGGTGGCCGGCGGTGCCCCAGCCCCGACCTAGGCCGGATCTCCCGCTGCTCCAGCAACGCCTCCTGCGAGGCCTCGCCGGAGGAGCGGCCCTCGCGGTCTGCTGACTCGGAG GTCGGCGAGGTTCTGGACACCGCCGCGCGTCTCTCCAACTGCAGCAGTGGGAG GAGACAGACGACGCCGTCGAGTAGCGGGGTAGACGAATGGAGCGATCTGGAATCGACGGCGGAGAGGACGTCGAGGAGGCGATCGAGGGCGGAGATGATGCCGTTGGAGGCGGAGATCGAGGAGTTTTTCGCGGCGGCGGAGAGAGACGAGTGGCAGCGGTTCGCAGCCAA GTATAACTACGACGTCGTCAACGACGTGCCGTTGGAGGGCCGGTACGAGTGGCTCCCATTAATtccatga
- the LOC105041377 gene encoding origin of replication complex subunit 2, which produces MDPTDGDDEEEFGLSRNYFLAKEIGSVSGRKSARKLSDIALVDEQVLRAAVPEIVPKHEKETASLLKSYKDLYSKWLFELRCGFGLLIYGFGSKKILLEDFASSALTDFGVIVINGYLPSVNIKQVVITIAEVLWDQLKTKRKCSTGSKPKHPFSSQSTEDLFLFLDGQLPNENDCFVCIVIHNIDGPALRDSESQQYLARIACCSHVRMIASIDHVNAPLLWDKKMVHTQFNWCWYHVPTFAPYKAEGIFFPLILASGGNAQTTKTALVVLESLTPNAQSVFKILAEHQLANEKEEGMPVNTLYTKCRERFLVSSQVTLNSHLTEFKDHELVKTRRHSEGQDCLYIPLASEVLEKLLQELV; this is translated from the exons ATGGATCCCACCGACGGTGATGACGAGGAGGAGTTCGGGCTCTCTCGAAACTATTTTCTCGCCAAAGAGATCGGCTCCGTCTCCGGCAGGAAGTCCGCCCGCAAGCTTTCCGACATTGCTCTCGTCGACGAACAG GTTTTGAGAGCAGCAGTGCCTGAAATTGTACCGAAACATGAGAAAGAGACAGCATCTTTGTTAAAAAGCTACAAAGACTTGTATTCTAAGTGGCTATTTGAGCTGAG GTGTGGCTTTGGCCTCTTAATATATGGTTTTGGTTCTAAGAAGATTTTGCTTGAAGATTTTGCTTCATCGGCATTAACAGATTTTGGAGTAATTGTAATCAATGGCTATCTTCCATCAGTCAACATAAAACAA GTTGTGATTACCATAGCTGAAGTTCTATGGGACCAATTAAAAACCAAACGAAAATGTTCTACAGGGAGCAAGcccaaacatccttttagttCCCAGTCCACAGAAGATCTTTTCTTATTTCTTGATGGGCAACTTCCAAATGAGAATGACTGCTTTGTATGCATTGTTATTCACAATATCGACGGACCAGCTTTACGGGACTCTGAATCACAACAATATCTTGCTCGAATCGCGTGCTGTTCCCATGTCCGTATGATTGCATCCATTGACCATGTCAATGCACCCTTAT TGTGGGACAAGAAGATGGTTCACACACAGTTTAACTGGTGCTGGTACCATGTCCCAACCTTTGCACCTTACAAGGCGGAAGGCATCTTTTTCCCTTTGATACTTGCTAGTGGAGGTAATGCTCAGACTACGAAAACTGCGTTAGTTGTCCTGGAGAGTTTGACACCAAATGCTCAAAGTGTGTTTAAAATTCTTGCGGAGCATCAGTTGGCCAATGAAAAAGAGGAAG GTATGCCTGTTAACACTCTATATACCAAGTGTCGTGAGCGTTTTCTGGTCAGCAGCCAAGTTACATTGAATTCCCATCTCACTGAGTTCAAAGACCATGAATTAGTGAAGACAAGAAGGCATTCTGAGGGCCAAGATTGTCTCTATATTCCTCTTGCCTCTGAAGTACTCGAGAAGCTGTTACAGGAGTTGGTTTGA